A single Thermoanaerobacterium sp. RBIITD DNA region contains:
- the folP gene encoding dihydropteroate synthase produces MPIGILKMRDKTLETGKKTYIMGILNMTPDSFSDGGMYNTLDKGIERALKMIQDGADMIDIGGESSRPGYTPVSAEEELKRIMPIVKNLCSNTETIVSIDTMKSNVAEECLKIGAHIINDIWGLQRDHDMARVVADYGAGIVIMHNKDVAEYDDVVKEVIKFLEKSIDIALKAGIKNENIMVDPGIGFGKNLEHNLTLMKRLDELKCLGLPILLGTSRKSMIGKVLNLDVGERVEGTAATVSVGIVKGADIVRVHDVKEMHRVAMMTDAIVR; encoded by the coding sequence ATGCCAATAGGTATTTTGAAAATGAGAGATAAAACACTTGAGACAGGTAAGAAAACATATATAATGGGTATATTGAACATGACACCTGATTCCTTTTCAGATGGTGGTATGTACAATACACTTGATAAAGGTATTGAAAGAGCTTTAAAGATGATTCAAGATGGAGCTGATATGATCGATATTGGTGGCGAATCCTCAAGGCCAGGTTATACACCTGTATCAGCTGAAGAGGAATTAAAGCGAATTATGCCTATTGTTAAAAACCTATGCTCCAATACTGAAACTATAGTTTCAATAGATACAATGAAATCAAATGTTGCAGAAGAGTGTTTGAAGATAGGGGCACACATTATAAACGATATTTGGGGATTGCAAAGAGACCATGATATGGCGAGAGTTGTTGCAGACTATGGTGCAGGTATTGTCATTATGCACAATAAAGATGTGGCAGAATATGATGATGTTGTTAAGGAAGTTATAAAATTCTTGGAGAAAAGTATAGACATTGCACTAAAAGCTGGTATAAAAAATGAGAATATTATGGTAGACCCAGGAATCGGTTTCGGCAAAAACCTTGAACATAATCTGACTTTAATGAAAAGGCTTGATGAACTTAAATGCCTTGGACTTCCTATACTTCTCGGCACATCAAGGAAATCAATGATAGGCAAGGTCCTAAACCTTGATGTCGGCGAGAGAGTCGAAGGCACTGCCGCAACTGTTTCAGTTGGCATTGTAAAAGGTGCTGATATTGTAAGAGTGCATGATGTTAAAGAGATGCACCGCGTTGCAATGATGACGGATGCGATTGTAAGATGA
- the folK gene encoding 2-amino-4-hydroxy-6-hydroxymethyldihydropteridine diphosphokinase has product MTDVYLSLGSNIGNREGYLKKALYELSKRSMVIKSVSPIYETEPIGYKEQGKFLNIAILVETKLSPHELLNTINSVENSLGRERIIRWGPRTIDIDILLYGAKSLNDNDLIIPHQRMWERAFVLIPLKDINPNITKDDVKVEELINALPDKDGVKLYKKDWYKVE; this is encoded by the coding sequence ATGACAGATGTATATTTATCACTTGGTTCCAATATAGGGAATAGAGAAGGTTATCTAAAAAAGGCACTTTATGAACTTTCAAAAAGGTCTATGGTTATTAAAAGTGTATCACCAATTTATGAGACTGAACCTATTGGTTATAAAGAGCAAGGAAAATTTTTAAATATAGCTATTCTTGTAGAAACAAAATTATCGCCACATGAACTTTTAAATACAATAAACTCTGTAGAGAATAGCCTCGGAAGAGAAAGGATTATAAGGTGGGGGCCAAGGACGATTGATATTGATATACTATTGTATGGCGCTAAATCTTTAAATGATAATGATTTAATCATACCACATCAAAGGATGTGGGAAAGAGCATTCGTGCTTATACCTTTAAAGGACATAAATCCCAATATTACTAAAGATGATGTAAAGGTAGAAGAATTAATAAATGCATTGCCTGATAAAGATGGTGTTAAATTGTATAAAAAAGATTGGTATAAGGTGGAATAA
- the queD gene encoding 6-carboxytetrahydropterin synthase QueD produces MKVTKIFTFDSAHNLTKYNGKCENLHGHTYKLEVTVEGELDDEGMVIDFEILKDIVNKVIIDKLDHHYLNEVFGFNTTCENIITWMWKELKPELKSERYELYKIKLWETPTSFAEITSNDVYHKD; encoded by the coding sequence ATGAAGGTAACAAAAATATTCACATTTGATAGTGCTCATAATCTTACGAAATACAATGGAAAATGTGAGAATTTACATGGTCATACATACAAGCTTGAAGTTACAGTTGAGGGTGAATTAGATGATGAAGGAATGGTGATAGATTTTGAGATTCTTAAGGATATTGTAAATAAAGTCATAATAGATAAATTAGACCATCATTACCTTAATGAGGTTTTTGGGTTTAATACGACATGTGAAAATATAATCACATGGATGTGGAAAGAGTTAAAACCGGAATTAAAAAGTGAAAGATATGAACTTTATAAGATTAAATTATGGGAGACTCCAACAAGTTTTGCGGAGATAACTTCTAATGACGTTTATCATAAAGATTGA
- the sfsA gene encoding DNA/RNA nuclease SfsA codes for MVIKNPIIKGKFIKRINRFEAYVDIDGEVTLTHVPNTGRCKEIFIPGATVILEKRLKPGRKTPYEIEFVYKGERLISIDSQVPNKVVLENIKGEKISQFRGYDIIEREKTFGNSKFDIMLLNDNEIFYIEVKGVTLEENGIAMFPDAPTERGTKHMMELKKVKENGMRAAVVFLIQMDDIEYFTPNIKTDKKFTDALRDAVNTGVEAYAFCCDVKENYIDIKDEVEIKL; via the coding sequence ATGGTTATAAAAAATCCCATTATAAAAGGAAAGTTTATAAAAAGGATAAATAGATTTGAAGCATATGTTGATATAGATGGTGAAGTAACACTTACACATGTTCCAAACACGGGTAGGTGCAAAGAGATATTTATACCAGGTGCTACTGTCATACTTGAAAAAAGACTAAAACCTGGTAGGAAGACTCCATATGAGATAGAATTTGTATATAAAGGTGAAAGATTGATTTCAATTGATTCACAAGTACCTAATAAGGTAGTTTTAGAAAATATAAAGGGTGAAAAGATAAGTCAATTTAGAGGTTATGATATCATAGAAAGAGAAAAGACATTTGGAAACAGCAAATTTGATATAATGCTTTTAAATGATAATGAAATTTTTTATATAGAGGTAAAAGGCGTAACACTTGAGGAGAATGGTATTGCAATGTTTCCTGATGCACCAACAGAAAGAGGCACAAAACACATGATGGAACTTAAAAAAGTTAAGGAAAACGGCATGAGAGCAGCAGTAGTCTTTCTTATACAGATGGATGATATAGAATATTTTACGCCAAATATAAAAACAGATAAAAAATTCACAGATGCCCTAAGGGATGCTGTGAATACTGGTGTTGAAGCATATGCATTTTGCTGTGATGTCAAAGAGAACTACATAGACATAAAAGATGAAGTTGAAATAAAGCTATAA
- a CDS encoding N-acetylmuramoyl-L-alanine amidase, protein MLNFLTNIRLDSNAENPCIKGNKSIIGFDFSSSIPEYQIKNEANDYIITFNDVSLNMPEGLYKDDDGIIKSVLIKGQQNRIDVCIKLSHKSEYEIETINGIPSKLNFYIDRTPLIGILKGKRILINPVYKETTKSPTKLMPHVPMKGISNKLKTLLSLLEAYATITWKDSYNDNILNGDFSGDMLINLYTEASLKNESGFKVYYSKDNKESKRFAEILNKTIEGKSPLRNLGIFPKEYNYKNKDILIVTIVPAIENNRLDDAHLRDIDYRSKIAQAVFNGIIEYYS, encoded by the coding sequence ATGTTAAATTTTTTAACCAACATAAGACTTGACTCAAATGCGGAAAATCCTTGTATAAAAGGTAATAAGAGCATTATTGGCTTTGACTTTTCATCAAGTATCCCAGAATATCAAATAAAAAATGAAGCAAATGATTATATAATCACATTTAATGATGTTTCATTAAATATGCCGGAGGGTCTTTATAAAGACGATGATGGTATAATAAAGAGTGTTTTGATTAAGGGACAACAAAATAGAATAGACGTATGTATTAAATTGTCACATAAATCAGAGTACGAAATCGAGACCATTAATGGTATACCATCTAAACTCAATTTCTACATCGACAGGACACCACTTATAGGTATTTTAAAAGGCAAGAGGATTCTAATAAACCCTGTCTATAAAGAAACAACAAAGAGCCCGACAAAACTAATGCCACATGTTCCAATGAAGGGTATATCAAACAAACTTAAAACGTTGCTATCACTTTTAGAAGCATATGCAACTATCACGTGGAAGGATTCCTACAATGATAATATATTAAATGGGGATTTCAGTGGCGATATGCTCATTAACTTGTATACTGAGGCTTCTTTAAAAAATGAGAGCGGTTTTAAAGTGTATTATTCAAAAGATAATAAAGAATCAAAAAGATTTGCAGAAATATTAAATAAAACTATTGAGGGAAAGTCCCCCCTGCGAAACCTTGGAATATTCCCAAAGGAATACAATTATAAAAATAAAGATATTTTAATTGTCACAATAGTACCTGCAATCGAAAACAACAGGCTTGATGATGCACATTTAAGAGACATAGACTACAGAAGCAAAATTGCACAGGCGGTTTTTAACGGTATAATAGAATATTATAGTTAA
- a CDS encoding coenzyme F420-0:L-glutamate ligase → MKCGKIPIRTHIVTKDDNIVDVVMKYTNNIAEKGDLIAIAESVVAITQGRAYLPEEVKVGFLARLLCRYTGRNGSLTSPQAMQCAINEVGLFIIFVASIISAIGKLFKIKGLFFKIAGRKVALIDDVAGTMPPYHRYIVLGPANPDKVCEDIKKATGVDTAIIDANDLHCADCIGASRGVSKSFVEKLFIDNPSGNSEQQTPIVVIKAYMEWNFDNSITEEKNSELNGILPVEPKHV, encoded by the coding sequence TTGAAATGCGGAAAAATACCTATAAGAACCCATATCGTGACAAAAGATGATAATATAGTAGACGTTGTTATGAAATATACAAATAATATAGCCGAAAAAGGCGACCTTATAGCCATTGCGGAAAGTGTTGTAGCAATAACACAGGGGAGAGCGTATTTGCCGGAGGAAGTTAAGGTAGGATTTTTAGCAAGGTTATTGTGCAGATATACTGGTAGGAATGGAAGTTTGACGTCACCTCAAGCAATGCAGTGTGCAATAAATGAAGTAGGATTGTTCATAATCTTTGTCGCATCTATAATAAGTGCTATAGGCAAGTTGTTTAAAATTAAGGGGCTTTTCTTTAAGATAGCGGGAAGAAAAGTTGCACTTATCGACGATGTTGCCGGTACAATGCCGCCATATCATAGGTACATAGTTTTAGGACCAGCAAACCCTGATAAAGTATGTGAGGATATAAAGAAAGCAACAGGTGTTGATACGGCTATAATTGATGCAAATGACTTACATTGTGCAGACTGTATTGGTGCATCACGAGGTGTTTCAAAATCCTTTGTAGAAAAACTTTTTATAGATAATCCCTCAGGAAATTCTGAACAGCAGACACCTATAGTTGTGATTAAAGCATATATGGAATGGAATTTTGATAATTCCATAACTGAAGAAAAAAATAGTGAGTTAAATGGAATTCTACCTGTTGAACCTAAACATGTGTAA
- a CDS encoding DUF896 domain-containing protein, with the protein MITKEMIDRINFLYHKSKKDGLTEDEKLEQASLRKEYVKEIRNRVKEQLDNIEYVDEHECSDECCHHHNS; encoded by the coding sequence ATGATAACAAAAGAGATGATTGATAGGATAAATTTTTTATACCACAAATCAAAAAAAGATGGCTTAACAGAAGATGAAAAACTTGAACAGGCAAGTCTTCGAAAAGAATACGTAAAAGAGATAAGGAATAGAGTAAAAGAACAGCTTGACAATATAGAGTATGTCGATGAACATGAGTGTAGTGATGAATGCTGTCATCATCATAATAGTTAA
- a CDS encoding aspartate aminotransferase family protein, which yields MKDNMKYITCDDALKLNRNQVRENYKEYINANFVSMLSMLQFDKLFVKAKGVSVWDSDGNEYLDFLGGYGALNLGHNPDEIYDAIEKVRDLPNILQAAVNDFPGALAYDLALITPGDLKRSFFCNSGAEAVEGALKLAKIASGKHKIVYCNNSFHGKSAGALSVTGREKYQKYFKPLVPDSIPVEYGDAKSLENALKGKDVAAFIVEPIQGEGGVIVPPDGYLKEVRELTTKYESYLIFDEVQTGFGRTGKMFACEHEGVVPDIMCVAKSLGGGVMPIGAYIAKDEVWKRGYGSMEKCLLHTSTFGGNTLACAAGITVIKLIMDRNLPDAAKEKGEYFLNKLKALKEKHKLIKDVRGKGLMIGVEFNQPEGGFIDKLSGGAVSKLSNEYLGSLVAGELQNKHHIITAYTLNNPNVIRFEPPLIVTKEQIDKVLDALDEIMTKSGSLLGITLSSAKTVLGSLFNR from the coding sequence ATGAAAGATAATATGAAGTACATAACATGTGATGACGCATTAAAATTAAATAGAAATCAGGTAAGAGAAAATTACAAAGAATACATAAATGCAAATTTTGTTTCTATGCTATCTATGCTTCAGTTTGATAAGCTATTTGTAAAAGCAAAAGGTGTATCTGTATGGGACAGCGATGGCAATGAATATTTAGATTTTCTTGGAGGCTATGGCGCATTAAATCTTGGGCATAACCCAGATGAAATTTATGATGCGATAGAAAAAGTAAGAGACCTTCCCAATATATTGCAGGCGGCTGTAAATGACTTTCCAGGTGCATTGGCATATGACCTTGCATTGATCACACCAGGGGATCTTAAGAGGAGCTTTTTTTGCAATAGCGGTGCTGAAGCTGTTGAAGGAGCTTTGAAGCTTGCAAAGATTGCATCCGGAAAGCACAAAATTGTATATTGCAATAATTCTTTTCATGGTAAATCCGCAGGTGCCTTATCTGTCACAGGGCGTGAAAAATATCAAAAATATTTTAAACCTCTTGTGCCTGATTCAATACCTGTTGAATATGGTGATGCAAAATCCTTAGAAAATGCCTTAAAGGGAAAGGACGTTGCGGCATTTATAGTTGAACCCATACAAGGTGAAGGCGGCGTCATCGTACCGCCTGATGGGTATCTTAAAGAAGTACGGGAACTTACAACAAAATATGAATCATATCTGATATTTGATGAAGTGCAGACTGGCTTTGGTAGAACAGGTAAAATGTTTGCCTGTGAACATGAAGGTGTTGTACCTGATATTATGTGTGTGGCAAAATCTCTCGGAGGCGGTGTTATGCCAATTGGTGCATATATTGCAAAAGATGAGGTATGGAAACGTGGCTATGGTTCAATGGAAAAATGTCTCTTACATACATCTACATTTGGCGGTAATACATTGGCATGTGCGGCAGGTATAACAGTGATTAAGCTGATCATGGATAGAAATCTTCCAGATGCTGCAAAGGAAAAAGGCGAATATTTTTTGAATAAGCTAAAAGCATTAAAGGAAAAGCATAAGCTTATCAAAGATGTAAGAGGAAAGGGCCTTATGATAGGTGTTGAATTTAACCAGCCTGAAGGTGGCTTTATCGATAAACTTTCAGGCGGTGCTGTGTCAAAGCTATCAAATGAATACTTAGGTTCACTAGTTGCTGGAGAACTGCAGAATAAGCATCATATTATAACAGCATATACATTAAATAATCCAAATGTAATAAGGTTTGAACCACCGCTAATTGTGACTAAAGAACAGATTGATAAAGTATTAGATGCATTAGATGAAATCATGACAAAAAGCGGAAGCTTACTTGGCATTACTCTTTCAAGTGCTAAAACGGTGCTTGGTTCGCTTTTTAATAGGTAA
- a CDS encoding thioredoxin family protein, which translates to MELMSLFDKGIKFKDFINCGEDIAAKKLKEKYDAILFDFAVINKIKSSKVNNILAFAETWCPDCQVSLPIIAKICNINAINLSILNREGHIEDMEPFYVDGKARIPTYVFMDKNFDIIGTWIERPKSIKELTAKGDESWRIDYIKGIYDKEIINEFLEILSR; encoded by the coding sequence ATGGAATTGATGAGTTTATTTGATAAGGGCATTAAATTCAAAGATTTTATAAATTGTGGTGAAGATATAGCAGCTAAGAAGTTAAAAGAGAAATACGATGCTATATTATTTGATTTTGCTGTTATCAATAAAATAAAATCGTCTAAGGTTAATAATATTTTGGCTTTTGCTGAAACATGGTGTCCTGATTGCCAAGTCAGCTTACCTATTATAGCAAAAATCTGCAATATTAATGCAATCAACTTAAGTATATTAAATAGAGAAGGTCATATAGAGGATATGGAGCCATTTTATGTTGATGGAAAGGCGAGGATTCCAACATATGTTTTTATGGATAAAAATTTCGATATAATAGGAACTTGGATAGAAAGGCCAAAAAGTATAAAAGAACTTACAGCAAAGGGCGATGAGAGTTGGAGGATTGATTACATAAAGGGGATTTATGATAAAGAAATTATTAATGAGTTTTTAGAAATATTGTCCCGGTAA
- a CDS encoding vitamin B12-dependent ribonucleotide reductase: MKITENSKKVLERRYLAKDENGQLIETVEGLFERVAKTIAEIDKKYDKNANTEKLKRKFYDMMTNLEFLPNSPTLMNAGRPLGQLSACFVLPVGDSMEEIFDAVKFAAIIHKSGGGTGFSFSRLRPKGATVKSTGGVASGPVSFMKVFNSATEAVKQGGTRRGANMGILRIDHPDILEFIQCKKDNHEITNFNISVGLTEGFMKAVEENKDYELIDPHTKKVVNKLNAKDVFKLIVEMAWKNGEPGIVFLDRINEKNPTPAIGEIESTNPCGEQPLLPYESCNLGSINLKNMLKEEDGKYIVDYDKLKDTVHYAVHFLDNVIDANKYPLPQIDEMTKGTRKIGLGVMGFADMLLMMGIPYNSEEAVEFADHLMEFIDNESKEASIELAQKRGVFKYYDKSIYKENGLKLRNSTTTTIAPTGTISIIAGTSSGIEPLFAIAMTRNVMDNTELVEVNPVFKEVAIKRGFYSEELMREIAKKGTLKDIEGIPEDVKRVFVTAHDIDPVWHIKMQAAFQKHVDNAVSKTVNFRHDATIDDVREVYELAYKLGLKGVTIYRDGSRDTQVLNLGIKQDKKEDIKGNKKDKENDNHIVPRPRPPITKGITEKVRIGCGNLYITVNYDDEGICEVFTNLGRAGGCPSQSEATSRLTSIALRSGIDAKSIVEQLKGIRCHSTLRQMANNKDIKVLSCPDAIAKVIEKVMKLKVEEEEHFAPIDVPINSNGNGNNGNETELEEAAFTEDVHANEHICPECGNKIEHEGGCVVCKNCGYSKCG; the protein is encoded by the coding sequence ATGAAGATAACAGAGAATTCTAAGAAGGTTCTTGAGAGGAGATATCTTGCAAAAGATGAGAACGGTCAACTGATCGAGACTGTTGAAGGCCTTTTTGAAAGAGTTGCTAAGACAATCGCTGAGATTGATAAAAAGTATGATAAAAATGCTAATACAGAAAAACTCAAGAGAAAATTTTATGATATGATGACAAATCTTGAGTTTTTGCCAAATTCACCGACGCTCATGAATGCGGGAAGGCCATTGGGTCAGCTTTCGGCATGTTTTGTTCTTCCTGTCGGAGATTCGATGGAAGAGATATTTGACGCGGTTAAATTTGCAGCAATTATTCATAAAAGCGGTGGTGGAACAGGCTTTAGTTTTTCAAGACTAAGGCCAAAGGGTGCAACCGTAAAATCAACTGGTGGTGTAGCATCAGGCCCTGTTAGCTTTATGAAGGTATTTAATTCTGCGACAGAAGCCGTGAAACAGGGGGGGACACGAAGGGGTGCCAATATGGGGATACTCAGAATAGACCATCCTGATATATTGGAATTTATTCAATGCAAGAAGGATAATCATGAGATTACGAATTTCAATATAAGTGTTGGACTGACAGAAGGCTTCATGAAAGCCGTAGAGGAAAACAAGGATTATGAACTTATAGATCCACACACGAAAAAGGTTGTAAATAAGCTTAATGCAAAAGATGTGTTTAAACTAATAGTTGAGATGGCTTGGAAAAATGGTGAACCAGGTATTGTGTTCCTTGACCGCATAAATGAGAAAAACCCGACACCTGCAATAGGTGAGATTGAATCGACAAATCCTTGTGGTGAACAACCACTTTTACCATATGAATCCTGCAATTTAGGATCAATAAATTTAAAGAATATGCTAAAAGAGGAAGATGGTAAATATATTGTTGATTATGATAAATTAAAAGATACAGTACATTATGCTGTGCACTTCCTTGATAATGTAATAGATGCAAATAAATATCCACTACCACAGATAGATGAGATGACAAAAGGAACCAGAAAAATAGGCCTTGGTGTCATGGGATTTGCTGATATGCTTCTCATGATGGGGATTCCATATAATTCAGAAGAAGCGGTTGAGTTTGCAGATCACCTTATGGAGTTTATCGATAATGAGTCAAAAGAAGCATCAATAGAACTTGCACAAAAAAGAGGCGTATTTAAGTACTATGATAAAAGCATATACAAAGAAAATGGACTGAAGCTCAGAAATTCTACGACAACGACGATTGCACCAACGGGTACAATATCGATCATAGCAGGAACTTCCAGCGGCATTGAGCCATTGTTTGCCATTGCTATGACGAGGAATGTTATGGACAATACTGAGCTTGTAGAAGTTAATCCTGTATTTAAAGAAGTTGCAATAAAAAGGGGATTTTATTCAGAGGAACTGATGAGGGAAATAGCGAAGAAAGGAACTTTAAAGGACATAGAAGGCATTCCTGAAGATGTAAAGAGAGTATTTGTAACAGCGCATGATATTGACCCTGTATGGCATATAAAGATGCAGGCGGCATTCCAAAAGCATGTTGATAATGCTGTCTCAAAAACAGTTAATTTCAGACACGATGCAACAATTGATGATGTCAGAGAAGTGTATGAACTTGCATATAAATTAGGATTAAAAGGTGTAACAATTTATAGAGACGGTAGCCGTGATACACAGGTACTGAATCTGGGTATTAAACAGGATAAAAAAGAAGATATAAAGGGAAATAAGAAAGACAAAGAAAATGACAATCACATCGTACCAAGGCCTAGACCACCTATTACAAAAGGCATAACAGAAAAAGTTAGAATTGGCTGTGGGAATTTGTACATCACAGTAAATTATGATGACGAAGGAATATGTGAAGTGTTTACAAATCTCGGAAGGGCCGGTGGATGTCCATCACAATCTGAAGCGACAAGTAGACTAACATCAATAGCTCTAAGGTCTGGAATAGATGCGAAGTCAATTGTCGAACAGTTAAAGGGCATAAGATGTCATTCGACCCTAAGACAGATGGCTAATAACAAAGATATAAAAGTGTTGTCATGTCCCGATGCCATTGCTAAGGTGATAGAAAAAGTCATGAAGCTAAAAGTAGAGGAAGAAGAACATTTCGCACCAATCGATGTACCTATAAACAGCAATGGAAATGGGAATAATGGCAATGAAACCGAATTAGAAGAAGCAGCATTTACAGAGGATGTACATGCAAATGAACATATATGTCCGGAATGCGGCAATAAAATTGAGCATGAAGGCGGTTGTGTAGTTTGCAAAAATTGTGGATACTCTAAATGCGGCTAA
- a CDS encoding sensor domain-containing diguanylate cyclase gives MGRNKELVFNTLLILTGFLLLIFSCIYYGIRIDIKLFLLLLSAMLILDNFGIGYTDIKLSISPIITIATFLIYGTVAATLISMASIMIETIFIRKKLKNGILNGAMFAIIYIVSGRLFELLGGKIGLFNISQLKYIIIYVLSSYIINYFILYYALRAQGKVLFKEYWNESSILELISYLITIPVGIFIANVYLKCGILLFIMHIIPIILLAYFIKVFRDLFKANQRLNALYEMVKIINSKLDLDKTLDAIVYATEKAVAISAMAVYIKDDNDFAVNQKIKCADDAKNAFKDAYMKNEGLIGKIIFEGKSVIIGNLKSEKHYFDSDISQYYDSAIVVPIKSTDKIIGCLSVFQNEVNAFDNESLKIMEALSEQSAIAILNAKRYFEISKKSITDPLTKTYNRRFFDQALCNGILKSSEDRTPISLIMLDVDKFKNINDTYGHMIGDIVLCEIASRIKGCVRGDDIVARYGGEEFSVILPNLVAEQACVIAERIRYEVSSKPIKTDSGDIYITVSAGVADYPHKAESAEKLISHADRALYAGCKTKGRDRVAVYET, from the coding sequence ATGGGGAGAAACAAAGAACTTGTTTTTAATACATTATTAATTTTAACAGGGTTCTTATTACTAATATTTTCATGTATATATTACGGTATTAGAATAGATATAAAATTATTTCTTTTACTTCTTTCTGCAATGTTGATACTTGACAATTTTGGTATCGGATATACTGATATTAAACTTTCTATAAGCCCAATAATAACAATTGCGACATTTTTGATATATGGAACAGTTGCTGCTACATTAATTAGTATGGCATCTATTATGATTGAGACAATATTTATAAGGAAAAAACTGAAAAATGGGATATTAAATGGAGCTATGTTCGCAATTATATACATCGTTTCAGGGAGGCTTTTTGAATTATTAGGTGGAAAAATCGGTTTATTCAACATAAGTCAATTGAAGTATATAATTATCTATGTATTATCAAGTTACATTATAAACTATTTCATATTGTATTATGCATTAAGGGCACAAGGGAAAGTACTCTTTAAAGAGTACTGGAATGAAAGCTCTATACTTGAATTAATATCATATTTAATAACGATTCCTGTTGGCATATTTATTGCCAATGTATATTTGAAATGCGGTATTTTATTATTTATTATGCATATAATACCGATAATCTTATTAGCATATTTTATTAAGGTATTTAGAGACCTTTTTAAAGCAAATCAGAGACTTAATGCGTTATATGAGATGGTGAAGATAATAAATTCTAAGTTAGATCTTGATAAAACACTTGATGCGATTGTATATGCTACAGAGAAAGCTGTTGCTATATCTGCTATGGCTGTATATATAAAAGATGACAATGATTTTGCGGTTAATCAGAAAATTAAATGTGCGGATGATGCAAAAAACGCATTTAAGGATGCATATATGAAAAATGAGGGCCTAATAGGAAAGATTATATTTGAAGGGAAATCAGTTATAATAGGCAACTTAAAAAGTGAAAAGCATTATTTTGATAGTGATATCTCACAATATTACGATTCTGCTATTGTTGTGCCAATTAAAAGTACAGATAAAATTATAGGATGTCTTTCTGTCTTTCAAAATGAGGTGAATGCTTTTGATAATGAATCATTGAAGATTATGGAAGCCTTATCAGAGCAATCAGCAATAGCCATATTGAATGCTAAAAGATATTTTGAAATAAGTAAAAAATCTATTACAGATCCACTTACAAAAACCTACAATAGGAGGTTTTTCGATCAAGCATTGTGTAATGGAATATTAAAGTCATCTGAAGATAGAACACCGATAAGCTTGATAATGTTAGATGTGGACAAATTTAAAAATATCAATGATACATATGGGCATATGATAGGTGATATTGTATTGTGTGAAATAGCATCAAGGATTAAAGGTTGTGTAAGAGGGGATGACATTGTAGCAAGATATGGGGGTGAAGAGTTTTCCGTGATTTTACCCAATCTTGTTGCAGAGCAAGCCTGTGTTATAGCGGAGAGAATAAGATATGAAGTATCATCAAAACCAATAAAGACAGATAGTGGTGACATCTATATAACAGTAAGTGCTGGTGTTGCAGATTATCCTCATAAAGCCGAATCTGCAGAAAAGCTCATAAGCCATGCAGATAGAGCGTTATATGCTGGATGTAAGACAAAGGGAAGAGATAGGGTTGCTGTATATGAAACTTAA